A stretch of Sulfurimonas xiamenensis DNA encodes these proteins:
- a CDS encoding NAD(+)/NADH kinase gives MESKKIKKIGVVLRPLTPELRDGYIKIENIFKNHNIDVLLESRSAKMIGMSGESFKNICMACDFIISFGGDGTLISTVRKSFDFDIPILGVHAGNLGFLADLSLDELDAFVEKIIQNRYRTDERAVLEATVIKNTKEVKYYAFNDIVLTRTRVSNMIHIETLVDSKSFNTYYGDGVILSTPTGSTAYNLSAGGPVLFPMSNVFALTPICPHSLTQRPVVLPGRYAIEMKTSEERALIIIDGQDVHELELGESVHIKLAAKTVKLIHKEEYNYFEVLKEKLRWGE, from the coding sequence TTGGAAAGTAAAAAGATTAAAAAAATCGGCGTAGTTCTAAGACCGTTAACTCCAGAGTTAAGGGATGGATATATAAAGATAGAAAATATTTTTAAAAATCACAATATAGATGTTTTACTTGAGAGCAGAAGTGCCAAAATGATCGGAATGAGTGGTGAAAGCTTCAAAAATATATGTATGGCGTGTGATTTTATCATAAGTTTCGGTGGTGACGGCACGCTTATATCTACTGTTAGAAAGTCGTTTGATTTTGATATCCCCATACTCGGTGTTCATGCCGGCAATCTCGGTTTTTTAGCGGATCTCTCACTTGATGAACTTGATGCATTTGTGGAAAAAATTATTCAAAACAGATATAGAACCGATGAAAGAGCCGTACTTGAAGCTACTGTTATAAAAAATACAAAAGAGGTTAAGTATTACGCTTTTAATGATATTGTGCTTACTCGTACAAGAGTTTCAAATATGATACATATAGAAACACTTGTTGATTCAAAATCTTTTAACACATATTATGGTGATGGAGTAATTCTCTCAACTCCAACAGGATCAACTGCATATAATCTCTCAGCAGGTGGACCGGTTCTTTTTCCTATGAGCAATGTATTTGCACTTACTCCTATTTGTCCTCACTCTTTAACTCAAAGACCAGTTGTACTTCCGGGGAGATATGCTATAGAGATGAAAACATCAGAAGAGAGAGCTCTAATAATTATAGATGGACAGGATGTACACGAATTAGAACTTGGTGAAAGCGTACATATAAAACTTGCTGCTAAAACAGTTAAATTGATACACAAAGAAGAGTATAATTATTTTGAGGTATTAAAAGAGAAACTAAGATGGGGTGAATAA
- a CDS encoding TatD family hydrolase, which produces MIIDTHVHLDDKRYIDDLDEVLKRAREGGVERFIIPGADPVNLTRAIEIAESNSDIYFAIGVHPYDIYAFDTLEFEKYINHPKCVAVGECGLDYFRLEGSDEEKEREKKKQKEIFIAQIEIAKKYKKPLIVHIRDASKDSKKILEAYNAKEVGGVLHCYNADEELLSLAKEGFYFGIGGVLTFKNAKKLLHALPKIPQNKLLIETDGPYLTPTPHRGERNEPLYTTFIAKKISELLEIPLEDVKKITTQNALVLFNIS; this is translated from the coding sequence ATGATAATTGACACACATGTACATTTAGACGACAAGAGATATATAGATGATTTAGATGAAGTGCTCAAAAGAGCCAGAGAAGGGGGAGTAGAGCGTTTTATAATTCCGGGGGCAGATCCTGTAAATCTCACAAGAGCCATAGAGATAGCTGAGAGCAATAGTGATATCTATTTTGCAATCGGCGTTCATCCTTATGATATATATGCTTTTGATACGCTGGAGTTTGAGAAGTATATTAATCATCCAAAGTGCGTTGCAGTAGGCGAATGCGGACTTGATTATTTTAGACTTGAGGGAAGTGATGAAGAAAAAGAGAGAGAAAAGAAGAAGCAAAAAGAGATTTTTATAGCACAGATTGAAATTGCAAAAAAGTATAAAAAACCGCTTATTGTACATATAAGAGATGCTTCAAAAGATTCAAAAAAGATTCTTGAAGCATATAATGCAAAAGAGGTTGGAGGAGTTTTGCACTGCTATAATGCGGATGAAGAGCTTTTAAGTCTTGCAAAAGAGGGATTTTATTTTGGGATAGGAGGGGTTTTGACATTTAAAAATGCAAAAAAACTTCTCCATGCACTTCCAAAAATACCTCAAAACAAGCTTCTTATTGAGACAGATGGTCCATACTTGACACCGACTCCGCATAGAGGTGAAAGAAATGAACCTCTTTATACAACCTTTATTGCAAAAAAAATTTCTGAACTTTTAGAAATACCACTGGAAGATGTAAAAAAAATAACAACTCAAAATGCCCTTGTACTCTTTAATATTTCTTAA
- a CDS encoding AAA family ATPase, with amino-acid sequence MIERFYLKDYLSFKEIELNLKGGLVVFTGPSGSGKSLLMSSILSSFGTTTCDASLCESVVSWELDADEYGIESDDVYIFKHLKKEKSRYFINNQSISKKVIKSLSLNYLKHLSLRDFSDFENENLLSILDKRIEKKNHKINKLKDEYKEAFLEHKKVKKELLAIEDEQKKIVELKEFAAFEIKKIEDINPKISEDEELLEIKKELSKKEKALEAISKANVVFEYEHNVFNALELLNVENSFFSDTMNELRAIMESAQEKFNALDEIDIEEILNRIEELSDLKRRYGSIEEALSYKQQKILELQKYENIEITKGDLQSRETTLYKKVKDLACNISNLRHNELKSLKDNLNEYLKELYLRDAQLEISDIEYGISGKDKVDIKLNATDLQKVSTGEFNRLRLAILALKSEFMSKNGGVLMLDEIDANLSGEESMSVAKVLKELSKHFQIFVISHQPQLTSMGDQHFLVHKKSDESYVTELGFDERVDEIARIISGESITQEAREFAKELLNLHTK; translated from the coding sequence ATGATAGAGAGATTTTATTTAAAAGATTATCTTAGTTTTAAAGAAATTGAGCTAAATTTAAAGGGTGGGTTAGTTGTATTTACTGGTCCCAGCGGAAGCGGAAAATCGCTTTTAATGAGTTCAATTTTATCTTCATTTGGCACAACTACATGTGATGCCTCATTGTGCGAATCTGTTGTTTCCTGGGAATTAGATGCCGATGAGTATGGTATAGAGTCTGATGATGTTTATATATTTAAACATCTTAAAAAAGAGAAATCAAGATACTTTATAAATAATCAAAGTATTTCAAAAAAAGTAATAAAGAGTTTATCTTTAAATTACTTAAAGCATCTTTCATTAAGAGATTTCAGCGATTTTGAAAATGAAAATCTGCTCTCTATTTTGGATAAGAGGATAGAGAAGAAAAATCACAAGATAAACAAACTAAAAGATGAGTACAAAGAGGCTTTTTTAGAGCACAAAAAAGTAAAAAAAGAACTTTTGGCTATAGAAGATGAGCAAAAAAAGATTGTAGAACTTAAAGAGTTTGCAGCATTTGAGATTAAAAAAATAGAGGATATAAATCCAAAAATCTCAGAGGATGAAGAGCTTTTGGAGATTAAAAAAGAGCTCTCAAAAAAAGAGAAAGCTCTAGAAGCCATATCCAAAGCAAATGTTGTTTTTGAGTATGAGCATAATGTTTTTAATGCCCTGGAGCTATTAAATGTGGAGAATTCATTTTTTAGTGATACTATGAATGAATTAAGAGCAATTATGGAGAGTGCCCAGGAGAAGTTTAATGCTCTTGATGAAATTGATATTGAAGAGATTTTAAACCGGATAGAAGAGTTAAGTGATCTCAAAAGAAGATATGGAAGCATAGAAGAAGCTCTTTCGTACAAACAACAAAAAATTTTAGAACTGCAAAAGTATGAAAATATAGAGATTACAAAAGGTGATTTACAGAGCAGGGAAACAACGCTTTATAAAAAAGTAAAAGATTTGGCATGCAATATAAGTAATCTTCGTCATAATGAACTAAAATCTTTAAAAGACAATTTAAACGAATATCTAAAAGAGCTCTATCTTCGAGATGCACAGTTGGAAATAAGTGATATTGAGTATGGAATTTCCGGAAAAGATAAAGTAGACATCAAGCTAAATGCTACCGATTTACAAAAGGTGAGTACAGGTGAGTTTAACAGACTTCGTCTTGCCATTTTGGCTCTAAAATCTGAGTTTATGAGTAAAAATGGCGGCGTTTTGATGCTTGATGAGATAGATGCCAATCTTAGCGGTGAAGAATCTATGAGTGTTGCAAAGGTGTTAAAAGAACTCTCAAAGCATTTTCAAATCTTTGTAATTTCGCATCAACCGCAACTTACATCTATGGGCGATCAGCACTTTTTGGTGCATAAAAAAAGTGATGAATCTTATGTAACAGAACTTGGATTTGATGAGAGAGTAGATGAAATAGCAAGAATAATAAGCGGCGAGAGCATTACACAAGAAGCTAGAGAGTTTGCTAAAGAACTGCTAAATTTACACACAAAATAA
- a CDS encoding lytic transglycosylase domain-containing protein: protein MKYILLLILPFLLSANLTYTSNYTKEITILESFDIEASFLYDPIMNQMKNSNMTVYKNKHFFQAMNDAYLFIPAIKNILAKHGVPAEFLFLAMAESHFSIQAYSAKRASGLWQFMPETGKIYGLKIDDYVDERRDLVKSTEAAAKYLSYLYEKFGKWYLAAIAYNCGEGRLSRAIKSAQSDDLSILLNPKKRYIPKESRLYIRKIVALAIMGNDEQFLLKSEYEHLLNRANAYSISTVRVPRGESLKRVSKLVGIPMEELKKLNRHLKYDFIPPYLNGYDIYIPYIKLSEFKQKYFEEKIKNIYKIHVVKKGESLYNIGKKYNVPYKMIMDFNNLKKSMLSLNQKLIIPIDNRANVEKIDSEFYYLVKKGDTLESISKAYKVSIKNIQLQNKLDGSLIREGERLKLYE from the coding sequence TTGAAATATATTTTATTGTTAATACTACCATTTTTGTTGAGTGCAAATCTTACATACACTTCAAATTACACCAAAGAGATAACCATCTTAGAATCTTTTGATATTGAAGCATCTTTTTTATATGACCCGATAATGAATCAGATGAAAAACAGCAATATGACGGTTTATAAAAATAAACACTTTTTTCAAGCGATGAATGATGCTTATCTTTTTATTCCGGCAATAAAGAATATTTTAGCAAAGCATGGAGTTCCTGCAGAATTTCTTTTCCTCGCAATGGCAGAATCACATTTTTCTATACAGGCATATTCTGCTAAGAGAGCCTCTGGCTTATGGCAGTTTATGCCTGAGACAGGTAAAATATACGGTCTTAAAATTGATGATTATGTTGATGAGAGAAGAGATCTTGTAAAATCAACAGAAGCAGCCGCAAAATATCTCTCCTACCTTTATGAAAAATTTGGCAAATGGTATTTAGCAGCTATTGCATATAACTGCGGTGAAGGAAGATTGAGTAGAGCTATAAAGAGTGCGCAAAGTGATGATCTCTCTATTTTGTTAAATCCTAAAAAGAGGTATATACCAAAAGAGAGCAGACTCTATATTAGAAAAATTGTGGCATTGGCTATAATGGGAAATGATGAGCAGTTTTTATTGAAAAGTGAATATGAACATCTTTTAAACAGAGCAAATGCATACTCTATATCTACAGTTAGAGTACCAAGAGGAGAGTCATTAAAAAGAGTTTCTAAACTAGTGGGAATTCCAATGGAAGAGCTTAAAAAATTAAATAGACACTTAAAGTATGATTTTATACCTCCATATCTTAATGGTTATGATATATATATTCCATATATAAAACTCTCAGAATTTAAACAAAAATATTTTGAAGAAAAAATTAAAAATATTTACAAAATACATGTTGTTAAAAAGGGTGAAAGTCTCTACAATATAGGCAAAAAATATAATGTTCCATATAAAATGATTATGGATTTCAATAATTTAAAAAAGAGTATGCTTAGTTTAAATCAAAAACTGATTATCCCGATAGACAATCGGGCAAATGTTGAAAAAATAGATAGTGAATTTTACTATTTGGTAAAAAAAGGGGATACTTTAGAATCTATTTCAAAAGCATATAAAGTCAGTATTAAAAATATACAGCTTCAGAACAAACTTGATGGAAGTCTGATTAGAGAGGGTGAGAGGTTAAAGCTATATGAATAA
- a CDS encoding septal ring lytic transglycosylase RlpA family protein: MNKVSVFLIVLLLIFITGCSTRGKRAYTDFDKTTSYSLDENSHSPILSKKDYRHPTMNPYVIRGIKYYPTVVNVGDEFSGNASWYGPDFHGKLTSNGETYNMYDMTAAHKTLPMNTIVKVTNKKNGLSTVVRINDRGPFIATRIIDLSNTAARKIDMIDDGTAPVTIKILGFHSKEQKQVPLQEELKDVPQDQQIANFALQIASFSRFEGALLTQQKYDNIDGYKTIIKDMQTQNGRMFKVWLKGFRSEQEARDYKSLGNFKDSFIVRED, encoded by the coding sequence ATGAATAAAGTATCTGTTTTTCTAATTGTCTTGCTTTTAATTTTTATTACTGGATGCAGCACAAGAGGAAAAAGAGCATACACTGATTTTGATAAAACAACATCTTATTCGCTAGATGAAAATTCACACAGCCCTATACTTAGTAAAAAGGATTATAGGCATCCTACGATGAATCCTTATGTAATAAGAGGTATAAAATACTATCCGACCGTAGTAAATGTAGGTGATGAGTTTAGTGGTAATGCAAGTTGGTATGGTCCTGATTTTCATGGAAAACTGACTTCTAATGGCGAAACATACAATATGTATGATATGACAGCTGCTCACAAAACTCTGCCGATGAATACAATTGTAAAAGTTACAAATAAAAAAAATGGTTTAAGCACTGTTGTAAGGATTAACGATAGGGGGCCTTTTATTGCGACAAGAATTATTGATCTCTCCAATACGGCTGCGAGAAAAATAGATATGATTGATGACGGAACAGCTCCTGTTACAATAAAAATACTTGGTTTTCATTCAAAAGAGCAAAAACAAGTACCATTGCAAGAAGAGTTAAAAGATGTTCCTCAAGATCAACAAATAGCTAATTTTGCACTTCAAATCGCATCTTTTAGCAGATTTGAAGGAGCTCTTTTGACACAACAAAAGTACGATAATATTGATGGGTACAAGACAATTATAAAAGATATGCAAACACAAAACGGAAGAATGTTTAAAGTTTGGCTTAAAGGTTTTAGAAGTGAACAAGAGGCTAGAGATTATAAATCACTTGGAAATTTTAAAGATTCATTTATTGTAAGAGAGGATTAA
- a CDS encoding KdsC family phosphatase: protein MIKLIVLDVDGCLTDGDIIYSSDGTETKKFNVKDGLAISSWIKMGYYVAIITGRNSEIVQRRAKELGIVHLFQHIKDKEKTLSELIDLLELKNYEVAAIGDDLNDYKMLKKAGRSFTPKNGVKEIKELVDTVLTCNGGDGAVREMIDILIDENDLRDQFLSVWI, encoded by the coding sequence GTGATTAAGCTTATCGTATTAGATGTCGACGGTTGCCTTACAGATGGAGATATAATCTACTCATCTGATGGTACAGAAACAAAAAAATTCAATGTAAAAGACGGTCTGGCTATTAGTTCTTGGATTAAGATGGGTTATTATGTTGCAATAATAACCGGAAGAAATTCTGAAATAGTTCAAAGAAGAGCCAAAGAGCTTGGTATTGTGCATCTGTTTCAACATATTAAAGACAAAGAAAAAACATTAAGCGAACTTATAGATTTGCTTGAGCTTAAAAATTATGAAGTAGCTGCTATTGGCGATGATTTGAATGATTATAAGATGTTGAAAAAAGCTGGCAGAAGTTTTACTCCAAAAAATGGAGTAAAAGAGATTAAAGAGCTTGTTGATACGGTTCTTACATGTAACGGCGGTGATGGCGCTGTGAGGGAAATGATAGATATATTAATTGATGAGAATGATTTAAGAGATCAGTTTTTATCTGTTTGGATATAG
- the hisB gene encoding imidazoleglycerol-phosphate dehydratase HisB — MISKSRKTKETDIVVSLSLNGKGKSNINTGVGFLDHMLESFSKHSLIDLDIACKGDTYIDDHHSVEDVGIVLGSLLSETIYPVENMERFGSANIVMDEACVSCDLDLSNRPYLVYEVDVTGKVGQFDTELVEEFFKAFVSNARISAHIVALRGKNKHHIIEAAFKSVAVAMRRAMQKNEKIGIPSTKDML, encoded by the coding sequence ATGATTAGCAAAAGCAGAAAAACAAAAGAGACAGATATCGTTGTTTCCTTGTCTCTTAATGGAAAAGGCAAAAGCAATATAAATACGGGTGTGGGTTTTTTAGATCATATGTTAGAGAGTTTTTCTAAACACTCTTTGATAGATTTAGATATTGCATGCAAGGGTGACACATATATAGATGATCATCACAGTGTAGAGGATGTCGGAATTGTTCTAGGTTCTCTTTTGTCTGAAACAATTTATCCTGTTGAAAACATGGAACGATTCGGCAGTGCAAATATTGTGATGGATGAAGCTTGTGTTAGCTGCGATTTGGATTTAAGCAATCGTCCATACCTGGTTTATGAAGTTGATGTGACTGGAAAAGTAGGACAGTTTGATACGGAACTAGTTGAAGAATTTTTTAAAGCTTTTGTCTCAAATGCAAGAATTAGCGCACATATTGTAGCACTTAGAGGAAAAAACAAGCATCATATTATAGAAGCCGCTTTTAAATCAGTTGCTGTAGCTATGCGTCGTGCAATGCAAAAAAATGAAAAAATCGGTATTCCGAGTACAAAAGATATGCTGTGA
- a CDS encoding DUF4136 domain-containing protein, whose protein sequence is MFKYIIPFLLLFIVGCATKKPDIDYDPAFQINTLSTFSVVYNAEQSYDTLNDERIREAIVNEMELKGYLGTAKERADFHIDFKSSIKEDVPSNVGVGFGVGTFTRSMGFSMSTANQIIFTDEETILINMIDPNTKKTFWSTSITQDKKDFKSPQERTDYYNEIVTIMLKEFPPRLVD, encoded by the coding sequence ATGTTTAAATATATAATTCCTTTTTTACTGCTGTTTATAGTTGGTTGTGCAACGAAAAAACCTGATATCGATTATGATCCGGCATTTCAAATAAATACGCTTTCTACATTTAGTGTTGTTTATAATGCTGAGCAGAGTTATGATACGCTTAATGATGAGCGTATTCGCGAAGCTATTGTAAATGAGATGGAATTAAAAGGGTATCTGGGCACAGCAAAAGAGAGAGCTGATTTTCACATTGATTTTAAAAGTTCAATCAAAGAGGATGTCCCATCAAATGTAGGTGTGGGCTTTGGTGTAGGTACTTTTACAAGAAGTATGGGATTTTCCATGAGTACGGCAAATCAGATAATATTTACAGATGAGGAGACTATTCTCATAAATATGATAGATCCAAATACAAAAAAAACATTTTGGAGCACTTCAATTACTCAGGATAAAAAAGATTTTAAATCACCGCAAGAGCGAACCGACTACTATAATGAAATTGTAACCATAATGTTAAAAGAGTTTCCTCCTCGGTTAGTTGATTGA